A region from the Salicibibacter cibarius genome encodes:
- a CDS encoding aldo/keto reductase, with protein sequence MKYTTLPGTDLSASNIIMGNMRIDSLSLREIDQLVKSAQEAGINFFDHADIYGDGECESLFSQALSMDATMREKMIIQSKCGIHKDEGYFDFSKEHILRSVEGILSRLQTDYLDILLLHRPDPLVEPEEVSQAFDELEKSGKVRYFGVSNHNPMQIELLQSALSQKLIVNQMQLAIAHTPLIDSGIALNMTKDQSINRDSSTLEYCRLKDITLQAWSPFQTGFFEGVFLGDYDRFPELNKVLDRLAEKYKVSPDAIAVAWITRHPANIQVVTGTTKIDRLQKASDGSEIPLTRPEWYELYKAAGNIVP encoded by the coding sequence ATGAAATACACGACATTACCCGGAACAGATTTGTCGGCGTCCAATATTATTATGGGCAATATGCGCATCGATTCCCTTTCTCTGCGGGAAATTGATCAACTTGTGAAATCGGCTCAAGAGGCAGGCATTAATTTTTTCGACCATGCCGATATTTACGGCGATGGTGAATGCGAATCCCTTTTTTCACAAGCGCTTTCCATGGACGCTACCATGCGGGAAAAGATGATTATTCAAAGCAAATGCGGGATTCATAAAGACGAAGGTTATTTTGACTTCTCCAAAGAACACATTTTGAGGTCAGTCGAGGGAATCTTATCGCGCTTACAGACGGATTATCTCGATATTTTACTTCTTCACCGGCCAGATCCGTTGGTGGAACCGGAAGAGGTAAGTCAGGCATTTGATGAATTGGAGAAAAGTGGTAAGGTCCGTTATTTTGGCGTCTCCAATCATAATCCAATGCAGATCGAACTGCTCCAGAGCGCTTTATCGCAAAAACTTATTGTTAATCAAATGCAGCTTGCGATTGCCCATACCCCACTTATCGATTCGGGAATTGCATTGAATATGACAAAAGATCAGTCGATTAACCGCGATAGCAGTACGCTTGAGTATTGCCGCCTCAAAGACATCACCTTGCAAGCATGGTCGCCTTTCCAAACGGGCTTTTTTGAAGGGGTCTTCCTCGGGGATTACGACCGTTTTCCCGAACTGAATAAGGTGTTGGACAGGCTTGCCGAAAAATATAAAGTATCCCCTGATGCCATCGCGGTCGCGTGGATCACCCGCCATCCGGCGAATATCCAAGTCGTTACCGGCACAACGAAAATCGACCGCCTGCAAAAAGCAAGTGACGGATCCGAAATCCCACTTACACGGCCTGAATGGTACGAGCTTTATAAAGCAGCAGGGAATATAGTCCCTTAA
- a CDS encoding CynX/NimT family MFS transporter, with amino-acid sequence MDMTTNRDRYYTFLLLAAVMLIAATLRSPMTSVGPLIPLLREELQVSNALIGMVNTLPLIAFGLFSPFVPILSRKIGMEKTLLIAMVILSIGTFIRSLGGISILLFGTLLVGIAIAAGNVLMPGLIKLSFPYRIGLMTGLYSVAMNVFGALASGISVPLADLELLDWRNSLQIWTVLSFFAVLVLLLRLPAILSNNKKVPGQVKAQPTNNLFKSKIAWAVTIYMGLQSLIPYSLFTWLPDILLEKGFNQGEAGWLIALFQIGLLPANFIVPIIASKLNNQRILAFASGLFFFFGLLGVSLISSQLIIVFLLLAGVGAGTTFSLAMMFFVLRTNTVSESSQLSGMAQSIGYILAATGPIFLGGIAEWFHGWTVPLIILMIVSLLIAISGVIAGKNETVSTKARGT; translated from the coding sequence ATGGATATGACAACAAACCGGGATCGGTATTATACGTTTCTATTGCTTGCGGCTGTGATGTTGATAGCCGCCACTCTTCGTTCTCCTATGACGTCAGTCGGTCCTCTAATCCCCTTATTGAGGGAAGAGTTACAAGTATCAAATGCCTTGATAGGGATGGTAAACACATTGCCCCTTATTGCATTTGGATTATTTTCACCGTTTGTACCAATTTTATCTAGAAAAATAGGAATGGAAAAAACATTATTAATAGCTATGGTTATCTTATCTATTGGAACTTTCATCCGTTCACTCGGTGGAATTTCAATTCTTTTATTTGGGACGTTACTTGTTGGAATTGCTATTGCGGCAGGGAATGTTCTTATGCCTGGTCTAATCAAGTTGAGTTTTCCTTATCGGATTGGGCTAATGACCGGTCTTTATTCCGTTGCTATGAATGTATTTGGCGCACTTGCTTCAGGAATATCCGTTCCTTTAGCCGATTTAGAACTTCTAGACTGGCGAAACTCCTTGCAAATATGGACTGTTCTATCATTTTTTGCCGTACTCGTATTACTCTTGCGATTACCGGCCATTCTTTCTAACAATAAAAAAGTTCCCGGGCAAGTAAAGGCGCAGCCAACAAACAATTTGTTTAAATCCAAAATTGCGTGGGCAGTTACTATTTATATGGGTTTGCAATCTTTGATTCCATATAGCCTTTTCACATGGCTGCCGGATATTCTGCTTGAAAAAGGGTTTAATCAAGGAGAAGCCGGTTGGTTGATCGCACTCTTTCAAATTGGCTTATTACCGGCAAATTTTATCGTACCTATTATTGCTTCTAAATTAAATAATCAACGTATCCTTGCCTTTGCATCCGGCTTATTTTTCTTTTTTGGATTATTGGGGGTTTCCCTTATATCTTCACAACTGATTATTGTATTTTTACTATTGGCGGGTGTTGGTGCAGGAACAACATTTAGTTTAGCAATGATGTTTTTCGTGCTTCGTACCAATACGGTTTCCGAGTCCTCTCAACTGTCAGGCATGGCTCAATCCATTGGTTATATACTTGCCGCAACCGGGCCTATTTTTCTAGGCGGAATAGCAGAATGGTTTCACGGCTGGACAGTCCCTTTAATCATACTAATGATCGTATCCCTTTTAATTGCTATCTCCGGAGTGATAGCCGGGAAAAACGAAACGGTTTCAACTAAAGCAAGGGGGACGTAA